The sequence ACACGTGCGCAAACTGGTGCTGCAGGGGGACGAAGTGCTGAGGCGGGTGAGACCCCTGCCCGCCACACTCATTCGCCCAGGCTGGGCGCCCCCTGCCCCTAAACCACCTCCAGGGCACCCAGGACCCGCTCCCTCTCCCTGGACAGCCAATTCCCTCCTCGAGACCCTGACTGCACTTCCTCCTCGGCCCCCTCCCAGGGATCCCTACCCCCAGGATGACCCACCGGGGTTCTGaccacacccccaaccccagctgcGTGCTCATGTCCCTAAGCCGCCTCCCGTCGCAAGCCTTGACCAAGCTGGTATCTCTCAGGGTCAGGCCACGCCCCCGACGCCCAGGCCACGCCTCTCTCTCACACAAGGTCTCGGCCCCACAGGTGACCCTGGGATTGTTCGGGCTGCGAGGGGCTCAGGCAGAGCGCGGCCCCCGCGCCTTCGCTGCCCTGGCCGAGTGCTGCGCGCCCTTTGAGCCCGGCCAGCGATACCAGGAGTTCGTGAGGACGCTGCGACCCGAcgccccgccacccccaccacccGCCTTCTGTTTCCAGGAGTTCAGGTACAAGTGGGTTCCCAAAAGCAGGGTCCGGTAGAAGCCAAGCATTTGGGTGGGGTTGTTCCAGTCGCGAGAGggttgggaatttggggttactGCACTGGGGGCCCACAATGCTCATGGCCATAAGGGCTTGCCAGACCCAAGTTCGTGAAGTTGGGTCCTTAACGGGATGCCAGGGTGATGTCATCCCAGCCAGTTTCCTGATTATCAGAGCCCTAAAACCTCTTCTTTCAGTTCCCCCAAACCTCTTCTTTCAGTTCCCCTGTGGATACAAAAAAGAAGCTCTCTGGAGCCCCACTTCCACAGCTGGATGAGACTGTAGCTGAGTCAGGCCCTTGGGAGGACACTGGCACAGGCTGGCAGGGTGAGTGCAGTGAACGGCAGGCAGGCCTCAGGCAGGAGGCCACACCTAACTGACCCTGTCCCCTCCTAGGAGCTCTGGGCCCCACTCTGGCCAGTGATGTGGACAGCATAAGTGGTAGCAGCGAGTCTCGGTCCCTGGACTCTCCCACTTCCAGCCCAGGTGGGAccatcctccagcccctggccagGCTCTGACCCTCAATCTCAAACCCATTCTTTGACCTCTGACCTACCCCACACCCCTGACCTATTTTCTCAACCTCTGACCCATTGTCTCGATCCAGCTTCTGAACCACCCCCTAGATTCTTCAACCCCTGATCCCTGACCTGTCTGACACCCCTCCTGACCTCTGACCCTTTCCCCAAGGGCCTCTGTGGGTGGTTTTGGAAGGCTGAAAACCAGGAATGTCTCCTTAGCTTTGGAGCCTCCCCATGACCTCTGTGACCCCCAACCTCTGTAACCCTCTGACTCCAGGCTCTGGCACGAGGCGGCTGGTGAAGGTCTCGTCCATTGGCACAGAATCTTCAGATGACTTTGAGGAGCGAGACCCTGGTGAGGCTGGacgcaggtgggggtggggtgggggtggactaGGCACTCCTGACCCTGTCTCCCTGCAGACTTAGGAGATGGGCTGGAGAATGGGCCAGGCACCCCCTTCAAGAAGTGGACACTGTCCAACGCGGCCCAGACCCACCGGCTGCGGCGGCTGCGGGGCCCAGCCAAGTGCCGAGAGTGTGAGGCTTTCATGGTCAGCGGAACTGAGTGCGAGGAGGTGTGGCCTGGGCCAGTGACCTAATGACCTCTGCTGAGCCCCAATGACCTCTCAGACCCCAGGCTTCTCCCTTACCTGAGATCCCTAAGACCATCCCACCCCGGGACTTGCCCTGATCTGAGGATCTCCTATGAGGCCCCTGCTCTCTGAGAATCCCTATGACCCACTCTTCCCCCCACTGACCCCCAGTGACCTCTCTGACCCTGTAACCTTTCCCTCAGTGCCTTCTGACCTGCCACAAGCGCTGCCTCGAGACTCTACTGATCCTTTGCGGACATAAGCGGCTCCCAGCCCGGACCCCCCTCTTTGGGGTCAACTTCCTGCAActgcccagggacttcccagaggaggtgccCTTTGTGATCACCAGGTGCACAGCCGAAATAGAACAGCGCGCCCTGAGTGTGCAGGTGCTGCCTCGACCCTTGACCCTTGACCACCCCCCAAAGTGACCCAGTCCTCTCAATGGCCAGATTGCAAGCCAGCTGTCCACTTCCCACCTCTGCCCAGCAGGGCATTTATCGGGTCAGCGGGTCCCGGGTCCGCGTGGAACGGCTATGCCAGGCTTTTGAGAACGGCCGAGCGTTGGTTGACCTGTCGGGGAACTCGCCTCACGATGTCTCGAGTGTTCTCAAGCGATTCCTCCAGGAGGTGAGTGCTCAGCGGCTCAGGAGTCGGGGCCGGGTGGGCTCAGGCTGAGGACCCTCTGCAGCCCACCCACACCCATCTCCCCCCTGCCATTCCACCCCCAGCTCACTGACCCCGTGGTCCCCTTCCACCTCTACGACGCCTTCATCTCTCTGGCTAAGACCCTGCATGCAGACCCTGGGCACGACCCTgggacccccagccccagccctgaggTTATCCGCTCGCTGAAGACCCTCTTGGTGCAGCTGCCTGACTCTAACTACAACACCCTGCGGCACCTGGTGGCCCATCTGTTCAGGTGTGCACTGTCCTTGACCTTGACATGTGACTTCTGACCCAAGGCAGGGGTCCGGGACCCCGTCCTTGGACATGCGACCACTGACCCAACACTGACCTCTGACCTTTGAATGTGTTTTCTGAGTTCTGAAACTTAATACATGACTCCTGACTTTGGATGCTGACCCCTGACCCCCATGGCCAGGCATGTGGCTGCTGGTCGCAGACAATGACTGGGACTACTTACCTGTGACTGGGGCAAGTCGCCCCTAGCCTGGCTTGCAGGTCCTACCCAGTAACCAGTCACCACACACTCTGTGCCCTGACCCTTCTCCTCACACTGTCCCCAGGGTGGCTGCACAGTATGAAGAGAACAAGATGTCTGCCAACAACCTGGGCATTGTGTTTGGGCCGACCCTGCTGCGACTGCCGGATGGTCCAGGTCCAGCCAGTGCCGGCCCTGTCACCTGCCTGCTGGACTCCGCGCACCAGGCCCAGCTCATCGAGTTCCTCATTGTACACTATGAGCAGATCTTCGGGATTGAGGAGCTCCTCCCGGCCACTGAGCCCCTGCTCCGagaccccagcccaccccccacaACTCTCCCAACAAGCCCCCAGCCACCACACTCACAACTTGCCCTGGACGCCCTGCCCATATCCCTAGCCTCGGACCCCAGCCCAGACACCATGCCCCTTAGTGCCCTGGAGAAGCATCCTGAGGCCACGCCTCCAGAGGTAGGAAGCTGCTGGGCCCACAGACATGGGGAGAGCCTTCTCTCCATTTAACCCTCTCActctcctgtcttccttccttccttcctttccctttaaaattttctatctcattcccttcttcctttccttatttACCCTCTGCTCCTTCGGAAAGGAAAGGTAAGGAGTGGTGGGAGATAATGGAGTAACAACAGGGTACAGCCTTGCAGAGATACTAACACGAGTACCATTCATTCCTTCCGtagaatatttattgaacacctactatgtgccaagcacggTTCTGGGCATTACAGATATGTCAGTGAGCAAAATATTCAAAGACTCCATCCTCTTGGTTGCCTACCTTCTAGTGGGAAAGAAACCAACAATAAACAAGAAATACGATACAAAGTCAGTCATACAGGATGTTACAAGGTGATGAGTactatagaaaaaagaaagggtaggGTAAAGTAAGAGACATCAGGGCACCAAGGTGAGAAGTGGTGGGCAGTTTGTAGCAGTAAATAGGATATTGTGGCTGGGTCTTATGGAGAAGATGGGTGTGAGCAAAGACTGGAAGGATGTGAGGGGGGAGTCAGCCAGGTGGAGATCAGGGGAAGGGcgttccaggcaaagggaagagccagtacaaaggccctgaggtgggaccaTGCCTGGTGTGTTCAGGGCACAGCTGTAATAAACGAGTGAGGGGAAGGTGGTAGGAAGTGAGGCCAAAGAGGGGGGTGTGCAAGCCTCCATTGACTGCATGCCTACAGTGCAGGGGTGCCTGCATAGTAATTGCCCTGAGAGGTAAAGGCTGTTCATGAAAaccatttacagatgagactcTTAGGAGAGGCTTCCCTCAGATCCTGATACATTCATCATTCCTGAGAACCTGGATCTCCCCTATAGCACCCCAGAGCTGGGAAAGGGGCTGCTGGTGAGGTGTGGGACTCTGAAAAGCGGAATACCTCAGAAAGTGCTCAGGACAGAGAGAAAACATTCCAACTGCTATTAGCATTTAGCTAAAGGAAGAACTGAAAGATGTACAGATAAGCTAAAAAGCAGGCCTGCAATTGCAGAAAGTAGAGCAGGGTGGAGACCAGTAGTTCACCCATTCCTAATACAGAGCTGGCTGTCACTTTCCAGGCTGGTCCTCTGCTGAACAAAGGcatccctgccctcagagagccCACAGTTGACATTAATGACACTGCTCTTTGCTGGAGGGCAAGCAGTACACTCTCAAGGGCATCATCTCTCCCCAGATACCAAAACTGCAAAGGAACTTTTGCATGTCCAAGAGTCTCAAAGAACTGGGAATTTATTGCTGGACGTCTCATTCTTGGGTTTCTTCTTGCAGATTCCAACTCTGCAGAGTGACCAGGAAGAGGAGGTAACCAAAGACACCAaaaatgagggagaggaaggTGAGTGTGTTGGGAGGTAGCCCAGGGGTTCTGGGGTTGCCCCTGCCCTGGGGTAGCTTGGCTGAGTGATGACAAGGGAGGGAGGTAGCCAAAGACTTCGGGGTGTTCAGCATTGACCACCGTATCCCGCAGTGTCCAGCCAAGGCCCTGAGGACTCACCCCTGGGAACACAGCCCCGTGGCCACTTCAGCCGCCAGCCAGTGAAGTATCCCCGGGGGGGTGTGCGACCTGTCACCCACCAGCTGTCCACCTTGGCCCTGGTGGCTTCCAAGTTGTGTGAAGAGACCCCTGTCACATCAGTGCCCCAAGGGAGCTTGCGGAGGCGAGGACCTGGCCCTGCTGCCACCTCCCATGAGGGTAGTCCTCTGCACCGCACCCCACTGCCCAAACATTTTGAGATCACCCAGGAGACAGCCCGGCTACTCTCCAAGCTGCCCAATGAGTCTGTGCCCAAGGCCACCTGCTGCCCAGACCCCCAACCTGAGGAAGCCGAGGACCATTTCTGACTACCCCAGCACTCTGACCAAGAAGCCCAGGACTGAGAAGATGGGGCCAACTTCCCAGGAGTTCAATGTTGGGGTGTCTGGAGAGTTCCTGTGGGGAAAGACTACATGGCCTAGGGGAGAACTAAAACCCTTTTGGCGGCAATGTACCAGGATCTCCCCAACTAGACACAGGTCAGTGTTAAGCATCAGGTTGCCACTGATGCGTGACATTGCCGCTCAGGTTCAGAGGTCACTCAGGGTCAAAACTCAGGGTCAATAAAAGGTCATGGAATCCTTGAGGTCCACACTAGTCTCTGACCCCTGGGATAGGGGTGCTTTTTGCTGCATTGGCTGTGGCCACTCCCCCATCTCTGTCTGCCTCTTTAGCTGATCCCAAGTGACCAGATTTTGGAGGGTGTGGGCCACCCAGACTCAATACCCTGGTGGTGCCTGGGGTCTGGTGGCCTCTGAATAAACTGTGTCCCTTATACCCTGAGTGTCTTTCTTGgccaggggagggggacaggagaGAGGTTGGTGAGGCAGCATCCTTCCGCCCCATTTTGCGGACCAGGGAAACCAAAGCCTCCTTTCTTTCATCTCAGAACACCCCCTGAGCCCCTACAGGCAGTAGAAGCTGGGCCTGGGCACCTGGCTGAGTCACACCAGGCCGGCCCTCCCGGAGCTCCGCGTGCAATCCGGTCCTGCATAATCAAACAGATATAACAAAGTGCAGATAACCGAGACAATGGGGCTGTGTGCTCTGGGCCGTGGGAGTCCTGGGCCGCCACAGGCgtgggcagggcagggaacaGCGCTgccggagggggtgggggcggattTCGAGAAACCTGAGCTGGTGCCAGAAAGGTCCGCGCGGGGCAAGGAAGGCCGCGGCGCACAGCTCTGGGCCCGCGAAGCCGAGGAGGGGCTGGGGTCGCGGCGGTGGGAGCCTGGTCGGATCAGGGCGTGGCTTGGAAGTCGGCGACGGATTGGACGCGAGGGAGCGGTGGggtggggccggggcgggggcgcggaCCCTGAGACCACCCCGAGGTGGGCCCCGGCGGCGCCGGGTCGCGGCGGGAATTTTCGGGCAGCGAGTGACTCAGCCCCGCGAAGGCCCACCACTGCGGGCGCGTGAGGTGTGCGGGGACCGGGGGTGGGGGTCCGGCGCGGGAATTGGAAAGGGGCGACCGAGGGGCCGCCAGGCGGAGAGGGACTAGGGGAGCTGCGGTTCCGGGAGACCCTGTCCTCACCGGGGCAGCGGGAGAGAGGCTCCTCCAGGTGGTGGGgaccgggcggggcggggctcccccaggtggtgggggcggggcgcggcggcgggggcggggcggcgggacACCGCCTCCCGCCGTCTCTGGGCAGCTCCCGCCCGGCGCGCTCAGAAGCTCTTCTGCTCCGGCTCTGGTCCCCGGGCCATGGGGTTCCTCCGCGAGGCCGCCCTGTGTGCGGCGTGACGGGCGGCTCAGGTGAGGTCGGCACGGACCGGAGAGGGTGGGCGCGGGGCCCGGGGAGGGCGCGGCACGTGCCGCGGGGCCCGGGCGCCGCcccctcctctcctacctcctgcTTCTCCCCCAGCCTGGGGGCCCCGGGGAGGCCCGGCCTGCCGTCGCCTTCATGACCGCCCCTTTTGTCCCACCCGGAACAAGCCCGATGCCCCGCCTGCTTCGGAAGCGCTCGCGCCCAAAGCCCGCCGCCCAACTTAGGGGGCTGCTCACTTGCCCAGTCTGATCGCCCGGGTCACCTCCACGCCCCGGCACCGACCTCCTGCAAGGTTCCTAGCAGCGGCCCCACCTTGCGTGCACACGCCCCCGGACTCTGCTTCCCGCCCTGACCCCAGCACCAAACTGATCCTCCCGGCCTACTTGCACAGCTCACACCCCTTTGTCCTGCCCTAACCGACCCCCgccgccccacacacacacacacagacacacacagattggCGCCGCGTGGGCAAATGAGTTTTGATTCTTTAAGTTAAGACACAAAACCACCCAGTCGTTTGATTTGGGAGATATCTTCATAAGAGCCTTGGTAATTAAGCAACAACTGCCCCACCCCACGCCGACCCCACTCCCAACTCATGGAGCTTGCTTTTCCAGGTCCCCCTGGTCCCCCGCCACTGCCACTTTGCTCTGACACATCTTGAGTTTGAGACCTTGGCCCTTCCTGTCCTAACCCTCCCACGGGCTACTGCTCCCTCCTGTGTCCTTCCAACAAGGGCTGCCTGTACTGACCTCTCCCTCTGTGCCCCCAGATGGTCACCATGGGCCAGTGCTACTACAATGAGAGCGTCGGCTTCTTCTACAACAACAGTGGCAAGGAGCTCAGCTCCCACTGGCGGCCCAAAGATGTGGTTGTGGTGGCACTGGGGCTGACTGTCAGCGTGCTGGTACTTCTGACCAACCTGCTGGTCATCGCGGCCATCGCCTCCAACCGCCGCTTCCACCAGCCCATTTACTACCTGCTCGGCAACCTGGCCGCCGCCGACCTCTTTGCCGGGGTCGCCTATCTCTTCCTCATGTTCCACACAGGCCCGCGCACAGCCCGGCTCTCACTTCGGTGCTGGTTCTTGCGGCAGGGCCTGTTGGACACGAGCCTGACGGCGTCCGTGGCCACCCTTCTGGCCATTGCCGTGGAGCGACACCGCAGTGTGATGGCCGTGCAGCTGCACAGCAGCCTGCCCCGAGGCCGGGTCGTCATGCTCATCGTGGGCGTGTGGGTGGCCGCgctgggcctggggctgctgCCCGCCCACTTCTGGCACTGCCTCTGCGCCCTGGACCGCTGCTCACGCATGGCCCCCCTGCTCAGCCGCTCCTACCTGGCCGTCTGGGCCCTGTCCAGCCTGCTCGTCTTCCTGCTCATGGTGGCCGTGTACACGCGCATTTTCTTCTATGTGAGGAGGCGGGTGCAACGCATGGCAGAACATGTCAGCTGCCACCCCCGCTACCATGAAACCACGCTCAGCCTGGTCAAGACCGTTGTCATCATCCTGGGTGAGTGGCACCCTGCTTCCCAACTCCTGCAGGACTGATAGAGCGTGATGGGAGGGGATGATTTGGGTGGGGAATGTTCTCCAAGGAGGTAATTAATACCTGAGCAGAGGCAAGGGAAgagttccaagcagagggaacagaatgTGAGCGCCCCAAACAGGACCAGCCCTGTGCCTCCAAAGAGGGGAGAAGGCCCACGTGACTGGCCTGTGAGGAGAGAAGGTCAGCACGGCCTCGAAGGACACAGACAGGAGTCATATTTTGCTCTGAGTTCCATGCGAAGCCCTTAAGAGTTCTTAGCCAGGAGTAATAAAGTCTGGCTGTTGAATGTGGAATGCTGTGGGTGGGGGAGGTACACACACCACCCCCAAGAAACAAAGAGCAACTCTTCCCAACCATTCTTTTTCCCCCACTGAGTAACCAGCCAGTCCCATGGTGACATCCTTTCCCCCAAAGAACAAATCTCCATGTAGAAATGTCCAGGGTCCTGTCCACCATGTACCAGTTAGGAAGGGTGTCCCTCTGGCAGACAAATCAGAGAACGGTTTCCCCTTTTAGCAGTTCTGCACCCTCCTGCTGCAAAGGCAGCCAGATAGGCAGCTCTTCCCTGCAAACTGCACAGCTGTTGCCCAAGCTCTGGGGCCATTGCAACAGCTGGCCTTGCTCACATCAGGCTCTGTCCCACAGGGGCATTTGTGGTCTGCTGGACGCCGGGCCAGGTGGTGCTGCTCCTGGATGGTCTGGACTGCAAGTCCTGCAACGTCCTGGCTGTGGAGAAATATTTCCTACTCTTAGCCGAGGTCAACTCGCTGGTCAACGCCGTGGTGTACTCATGCCGAGATGCTGAGATGCGCCGTACCTTCCGCCATCTCCTCTGCTGTCTGTGCCTCCGCCGGTCCACCCACAAGTCTGTTCGCTACATGCCCTCCACCCAGACAGGCACTCGCATCATGCTTCCTGAGAATGGCCATTCCCTGATGGACTCCACCCTTTAGCTAACCTTGGACTTCAGCGCCGTACAGCACATGCCAGATCGCCGCCCCTGGCCACTTGTGGATGCTCCTGGCTCTACCCAATCTGTGGGCCAGACTTAAAGGCAGACCCTCAGTCTGGCGTGGCATGAAACCACTGCCCCCTACCCAGGCACACAACTGTGCGTGTCTCAGGGCCTGCAGGTCGCTGTCATCTAAGCACCTGGTAGAGAGTTGAATGAGGTACAGGAATCCGGCTCTTCAGCCATCTCAGGTTGTGGGGCTTTTTAAAGgaccttttttcctatttttactgCACGTGCCTGATAAGCCCTATGGACTGCTTCCTTGTCCATGGTGGTATGGGTAAATAAAGGTGGGCGAGATGAGGGCTTTCTCAGGCCACGCTGCCCAGTGCAACAGTGTAAAAAGGACGGACCATGGGTGGCCCATCTGCCTAAGGCTGGTTGTGTAGGGGCACAGACTGAGGAGTGCTGAGCGTGAACTGGGAAAGGTTTATGGCCCCTTGCAGCCTCCAGGGGTCTTGCCTGTCCCCATAAGAACTGAGGGGGTCTACAAGGAGGGTGTGATATAAGGAGTAAACCTTTTCGCTCTGAGGTCTCCAAAGCCTTTTCTGTTGTAAGCTTAATCTCTCTGTCCCTATGTCCCAGAATTGTCTACCTCAGCTCAGGCTGAGCTGGGATCCTTCATCATGGCATCTCCTGGGCCCTGTTCCCATTCCCCTTTGGTGTTTGCATGGCTATGGCTCCATCTCTCTTGTTGTTCCCTTttgcctctgtctcctccacctGTTCCCCTGCCTTCATCTTGTCACCTGCCTCTCTGTCTCCATCCTCTGGAACCCAGAGTGATCTCTGGCTTGTGTGAGccttccctctcctgcctgcccctTTGTCTGAGTCCAGATTAATAGGTGTGTCTATCCCATTGCCCATTCCATCACCGAGATACAGACCTGTGGGCTAAGGGTAGTGGGCTCCATGGACCAGAATGCAGGATTTTAGCACTGCCATTTCTTAAGCTCCTCTGATGTGCCCGGCACACTGGTAAGCATTCTAGGTGCATTATTTAATCACCACCTGCATCTTGTGGCAtaggtattatatatattttcaggtgAGGACAGTGGCTCAGCGAGATTGAGATTTGGCCTATGGTTACATAGTTTCAAAAGGGCATTAGAGATGCATCAAGGGACTAGAGAGGCCCCTGAGGAAAGGACTTCAGATTTCCACAAAGTCCGGAGTTGGTCACAAGCCCAGCCTGGCTTTCCCCACTTCACGCTATGGTCTCAGATGTGCTAGACCCATGATGAGTCCCCTCTCAGATGCTAGGCACAGAGTAAACCAGAATCTGGATTCTCTGCTTCCACACctagccagaatttgaacccaggcctcccatCA is a genomic window of Hippopotamus amphibius kiboko isolate mHipAmp2 chromosome 15, mHipAmp2.hap2, whole genome shotgun sequence containing:
- the GMIP gene encoding GEM-interacting protein isoform X1, giving the protein MCDTPLPKGYSQLLRTGRGTVISSGAWTTSRSHLGTTFEMLAGDPVLSGDPEPDKTPTATLKSESSRWSGPSPEDCTPLTGEELDLRLIRTKGGVDAALEYAKTWSRYAKELLAWTEKRASYELEFAKNVMKIAEAGKVSIHQQSHMPLQYIYTLFLEHDLSLGNLAVETVAQQKRDYYQPLAAKRTEIEKWRKEFKEQWMKEQKRMNEAVQALRRAQLQYVQRSEDLRVRSQVSPEDPAPQASPGPNKQQERRRRSREEAQAKAQEAEALYHTCVREANARQQDLEAAKQRIVSHVRKLVLQGDEVLRRVTLGLFGLRGAQAERGPRAFAALAECCAPFEPGQRYQEFVRTLRPDAPPPPPPAFCFQEFSSPVDTKKKLSGAPLPQLDETVAESGPWEDTGTGWQGALGPTLASDVDSISGSSESRSLDSPTSSPGSGTRRLVKVSSIGTESSDDFEERDPDLGDGLENGPGTPFKKWTLSNAAQTHRLRRLRGPAKCRECEAFMVSGTECEECLLTCHKRCLETLLILCGHKRLPARTPLFGVNFLQLPRDFPEEVPFVITRCTAEIEQRALSVQQGIYRVSGSRVRVERLCQAFENGRALVDLSGNSPHDVSSVLKRFLQELTDPVVPFHLYDAFISLAKTLHADPGHDPGTPSPSPEVIRSLKTLLVQLPDSNYNTLRHLVAHLFRVAAQYEENKMSANNLGIVFGPTLLRLPDGPGPASAGPVTCLLDSAHQAQLIEFLIVHYEQIFGIEELLPATEPLLRDPSPPPTTLPTSPQPPHSQLALDALPISLASDPSPDTMPLSALEKHPEATPPEIPTLQSDQEEEVTKDTKNEGEEVSSQGPEDSPLGTQPRGHFSRQPVKYPRGGVRPVTHQLSTLALVASKLCEETPVTSVPQGSLRRRGPGPAATSHEGSPLHRTPLPKHFEITQETARLLSKLPNESVPKATCCPDPQPEEAEDHF
- the GMIP gene encoding GEM-interacting protein isoform X3, with the translated sequence MCDTPLPKGYSQLLRTGRGTVISSGAWTTSRSHLGTTFEMLAGDPVLSGDPEPDKTPTATLKSESSRWSGPSPEDCTPLTGEELDLRLIRTKGGVDAALEYAKTWSRYAKELLAWTEKRASYELEFAKNVMKIAEAGKVSIHQQSHMPLQYIYTLFLEHDLSLGNLAVETVAQQKRDYYQPLAAKRTEIEKWRKEFKEQWMKEQKRMNEAVQALRRAQLQYVQRSEDLRVRSQVSPEDPAPQASPGPNKQQERRRRSREEAQAKAQEAEALYHTCVREANARQQDLEAAKQRIVSHVRKLVLQGDEVLRRVTLGLFGLRGAQAERGPRAFAALAECCAPFEPGQRYQEFVRTLRPDAPPPPPPAFCFQEFSSPVDTKKKLSGAPLPQLDETVAESGPWEDTGTGWQGALGPTLASDVDSISGSSESRSLDSPTSSPGSGTRRLVKVSSIGTESSDDFEERDPDLGDGLENGPGTPFKKWTLSNAAQTHRLRRLRGPAKCRECEAFMVSGTECEECLLTCHKRCLETLLILCGHKRLPARTPLFGVNFLQLPRDFPEEVPFVITRCTAEIEQRALSVQGIYRVSGSRVRVERLCQAFENGRALVDLSGNSPHDVSSVLKRFLQELTDPVVPFHLYDAFISLAKTLHADPGHDPGTPSPSPEVIRSLKTLLVQLPDSNYNTLRHLVAHLFRVAAQYEENKMSANNLGIVFGPTLLRLPDGPGPASAGPVTCLLDSAHQAQLIEFLIVHYEQIFGIEELLPATEPLLRDPSPPPTTLPTSPQPPHSQLALDALPISLASDPSPDTMPLSALEKHPEATPPEIPTLQSDQEEEVTKDTKNEGEEVSSQGPEDSPLGTQPRGHFSRQPVKYPRGGVRPVTHQLSTLALVASKLCEETPVTSVPQGSLRRRGPGPAATSHEGSPLHRTPLPKHFEITQETARLLSKLPNESVPKATCCPDPQPEEAEDHF
- the GMIP gene encoding GEM-interacting protein isoform X4, with the translated sequence MKIAEAGKVSIHQQSHMPLQYIYTLFLEHDLSLGNLAVETVAQQKRDYYQPLAAKRTEIEKWRKEFKEQWMKEQKRMNEAVQALRRAQLQYVQRSEDLRVRSQVSPEDPAPQASPGPNKQQERRRRSREEAQAKAQEAEALYHTCVREANARQQDLEAAKQRIVSHVRKLVLQGDEVLRRVTLGLFGLRGAQAERGPRAFAALAECCAPFEPGQRYQEFVRTLRPDAPPPPPPAFCFQEFSSPVDTKKKLSGAPLPQLDETVAESGPWEDTGTGWQGALGPTLASDVDSISGSSESRSLDSPTSSPGSGTRRLVKVSSIGTESSDDFEERDPDLGDGLENGPGTPFKKWTLSNAAQTHRLRRLRGPAKCRECEAFMVSGTECEECLLTCHKRCLETLLILCGHKRLPARTPLFGVNFLQLPRDFPEEVPFVITRCTAEIEQRALSVQQGIYRVSGSRVRVERLCQAFENGRALVDLSGNSPHDVSSVLKRFLQELTDPVVPFHLYDAFISLAKTLHADPGHDPGTPSPSPEVIRSLKTLLVQLPDSNYNTLRHLVAHLFRVAAQYEENKMSANNLGIVFGPTLLRLPDGPGPASAGPVTCLLDSAHQAQLIEFLIVHYEQIFGIEELLPATEPLLRDPSPPPTTLPTSPQPPHSQLALDALPISLASDPSPDTMPLSALEKHPEATPPEIPTLQSDQEEEVTKDTKNEGEEVSSQGPEDSPLGTQPRGHFSRQPVKYPRGGVRPVTHQLSTLALVASKLCEETPVTSVPQGSLRRRGPGPAATSHEGSPLHRTPLPKHFEITQETARLLSKLPNESVPKATCCPDPQPEEAEDHF
- the GMIP gene encoding GEM-interacting protein isoform X2; the protein is MDSTEPGLLPAPENRKRYSDIFRSLDNLEISLGNVTFEMLAGDPVLSGDPEPDKTPTATLKSESSRWSGPSPEDCTPLTGEELDLRLIRTKGGVDAALEYAKTWSRYAKELLAWTEKRASYELEFAKNVMKIAEAGKVSIHQQSHMPLQYIYTLFLEHDLSLGNLAVETVAQQKRDYYQPLAAKRTEIEKWRKEFKEQWMKEQKRMNEAVQALRRAQLQYVQRSEDLRVRSQVSPEDPAPQASPGPNKQQERRRRSREEAQAKAQEAEALYHTCVREANARQQDLEAAKQRIVSHVRKLVLQGDEVLRRVTLGLFGLRGAQAERGPRAFAALAECCAPFEPGQRYQEFVRTLRPDAPPPPPPAFCFQEFSSPVDTKKKLSGAPLPQLDETVAESGPWEDTGTGWQGALGPTLASDVDSISGSSESRSLDSPTSSPGSGTRRLVKVSSIGTESSDDFEERDPDLGDGLENGPGTPFKKWTLSNAAQTHRLRRLRGPAKCRECEAFMVSGTECEECLLTCHKRCLETLLILCGHKRLPARTPLFGVNFLQLPRDFPEEVPFVITRCTAEIEQRALSVQQGIYRVSGSRVRVERLCQAFENGRALVDLSGNSPHDVSSVLKRFLQELTDPVVPFHLYDAFISLAKTLHADPGHDPGTPSPSPEVIRSLKTLLVQLPDSNYNTLRHLVAHLFRVAAQYEENKMSANNLGIVFGPTLLRLPDGPGPASAGPVTCLLDSAHQAQLIEFLIVHYEQIFGIEELLPATEPLLRDPSPPPTTLPTSPQPPHSQLALDALPISLASDPSPDTMPLSALEKHPEATPPEIPTLQSDQEEEVTKDTKNEGEEVSSQGPEDSPLGTQPRGHFSRQPVKYPRGGVRPVTHQLSTLALVASKLCEETPVTSVPQGSLRRRGPGPAATSHEGSPLHRTPLPKHFEITQETARLLSKLPNESVPKATCCPDPQPEEAEDHF
- the GMIP gene encoding GEM-interacting protein isoform X5; the encoded protein is MDSTEPGLLPAPENRKRYSDIFRSLDNLEISLGNVTFEMLAGDPVLSGDPEPDKTPTATLKSESSRWSGPSPEDCTPLTGEELDLRLIRTKGGVDAALEYAKTWSRYAKELLAWTEKRASYELEFAKNVMKIAEAGKVSIHQQSHMPLQYIYTLFLEHDLSLGNLAVETVAQQKRDYYQPLAAKRTEIEKWRKEFKEQWMKEQKRMNEAVQALRRAQLQYVQRSEDLRVRSQVSPEDPAPQASPGPNKQQERRRRSREEAQAKAQEAEALYHTCVREANARQQDLEAAKQRIVSHVRKLVLQGDEVLRRVTLGLFGLRGAQAERGPRAFAALAECCAPFEPGQRYQEFVRTLRPDAPPPPPPAFCFQEFSSPVDTKKKLSGAPLPQLDETVAESGPWEDTGTGWQGALGPTLASDVDSISGSSESRSLDSPTSSPGSGTRRLVKVSSIGTESSDDFEERDPDLGDGLENGPGTPFKKWTLSNAAQTHRLRRLRGPAKCRECEAFMVSGTECEECLLTCHKRCLETLLILCGHKRLPARTPLFGVNFLQLPRDFPEEVPFVITRCTAEIEQRALSVQGIYRVSGSRVRVERLCQAFENGRALVDLSGNSPHDVSSVLKRFLQELTDPVVPFHLYDAFISLAKTLHADPGHDPGTPSPSPEVIRSLKTLLVQLPDSNYNTLRHLVAHLFRVAAQYEENKMSANNLGIVFGPTLLRLPDGPGPASAGPVTCLLDSAHQAQLIEFLIVHYEQIFGIEELLPATEPLLRDPSPPPTTLPTSPQPPHSQLALDALPISLASDPSPDTMPLSALEKHPEATPPEIPTLQSDQEEEVTKDTKNEGEEVSSQGPEDSPLGTQPRGHFSRQPVKYPRGGVRPVTHQLSTLALVASKLCEETPVTSVPQGSLRRRGPGPAATSHEGSPLHRTPLPKHFEITQETARLLSKLPNESVPKATCCPDPQPEEAEDHF